One Dioscorea cayenensis subsp. rotundata cultivar TDr96_F1 chromosome 17, TDr96_F1_v2_PseudoChromosome.rev07_lg8_w22 25.fasta, whole genome shotgun sequence DNA window includes the following coding sequences:
- the LOC120281069 gene encoding uncharacterized protein LOC120281069 produces the protein MVKALQKKFKMPQLTTYSGKGDRYDHMQNYDAVMLLHGWEDAIMCIAFQLTLIEQSQKESLKDYVERFRAATLEVQDLQAIVAVSGMLQGTRSRDFQKSLSLDQPLTLGNLFNQANKFILSDNVMRHINAGNRDKKRKDRDETNDEGRKTRRGNEHRQVPKLKFENFTPLSQPYSTILASIEGYGILTFPPKCAKENLKDLSTWKHGENEKPSYSKKERYEDNKGMNDIKRLQDEGENPHFRQQASHPAIHVIIGGETLASETSSSRKAYARQAYEVNNIMKTQENEEPITFTSEDKGDVVMPHDDAMNISATIMKFSVKSILIDNGSSINLIYWNCYEKMNLSYG, from the exons ATGGTTAAGGCCctgcaaaaaaaattcaagatgcCACAGCTAACAACTTATTCTGGAAAAGGTGACCGTTACGACCATATGCAAAACTATGATGCGGTGATGCTTCTACATGGATGGGAGGACGCAATCATGTGCATTGCATTTCAACTTACTTTAATTGAGCAATCAC agaaagagagcctGAAGGACTATGTTGAAAGATTCCGTGCCGCTACCTTAGAAGTACAAGATCTTCAGGCCATAGTGGCAGTATCAGGAATGCTTCAAGGGACAAgatcaagagattttcaaaaatccctTTCCCTAGATCAACCCCTTACTCTTGGAAATCTATTCAATCAGGCTAATAAGTTTATCCTTTCAGATAATGTCATGAGACACATCAATGCTGGAAATAGAGATAAGAAAAGGAAAGATAGAGATGAAACAAATGATGAAGGGAGAAAGACCAGAAGGGGAAATGAACACAGACAAGTtccaaaactcaaatttgagaACTTCACACCTTTGAGCCAACCATATTCTACCATCCTAGCAAGTATAGAAGGATATGGAATCCTTACCTTTCCTCCTAAG TGTGCCAAGGAAAACTTAAAAGATTTGTCTACTTGGAAGCATGGAGAAAACGAGAAACCATCTTACTCAAAAAAGGAAAGGTATGAAGATAACAAGGGGATGAATGATATAAAAAGACTCCAAGATGAGGGAGAAAACCCCCACTTTAGACAACAAGCATCTCACCCGGCAATACATGTTATCATTGGGGGTGAAACCTTAGCAAGTGAAACCTCTTCATCAAGGAAGGCTTATGCAAGGCAAGCTTATGAAGTTAATAACATCATGAAAactcaagagaatgaagaacctATTACTTTTACTTCCGAAGATAAAGGAGATGTAGTCATGCCCCATGATGATGCCATGAATATTTCAGCAACTATTATGAAGTTCTCAGTAAAGAGTATTCTTATTGATAATGGAAGCTCTATAAACCTTATCTATTGGAACTGCTATGAGAAAATGAATTTATCATAtggttga